In the genome of Artemia franciscana chromosome 20, ASM3288406v1, whole genome shotgun sequence, the window gacttaagagacttgacaacatttagaaaaagctacatgcaacCAGATCTAAATAAAGATGCTATTGTAGAGTATCAAAGAGAAGCCTACAGATATACCCCAAATACAGTAAAGAcatattacaaagaacaagaacaggttcatagaataccattgaagtggtaaagaaacaagaaaattgcaaaaattgagattataacattaacaagaaactatgaaaattgcaagtacAGTACTAGCCTTCTTCCAACAGGACAAATAAGGGGATTCACACCCCCAAGCTCTGACTATTTTCAACTACACCTCTAGGAGCCAAAAAGATTAAATACATGTTTTCACATATGtcaaatatgacagttgacTCAGGAGTTTAGGGTCAGGGATTCAATACTCTGTGGTGCCACAAATGGAAGGACCTTTGCTGtcataagcattgttaatcctagcacacacccacactcaaatataacattctgtaaaatcttaaacagcaaaagtaaaagactttttttatttttgataaatattatttgaaaaaggacactacaaggCTGAATCTGATGAACCTGAAATATCAGGTTCATCAGCATGCTAAATTTCAtgtgacaatgataaaatttgttaaatcttttctgggatcaaatgtgttaactatagaTAACACAGACATTGCAATATCTATTTGTCCATCCATCTGTTTGATTGAGATTCTGAGACTATAACCCTAGgtcaaaaaggctaaggctcttaaagtttttttcattgaccttaggtcaaatagggaaagaggagggggttctataaacaaaaagtagaattttttgttgatttgctgaAGTAAGTGAAAGGAGTATCAACtttaaatgaaagatggaataaatgtacatagcaaaatatcaccaaattgGATCCTACTAGAATTTATCAGATTTGTTTAGTATAATTTCAAGAATGGGTAAGGTGCTGTCTCTGATAGTTGACcaagttaaaacaaaatcctttagatcaaaaagcttaaaaataaatttgtatctgatacacaatataattaaatatatgtaGTTGAAGGAACAGCTACCATATTTTTCATCCCtgggaaattagtttaaagccctatcctgattagaagaggtagctcacatcaggttactcaaacataattctaaaggaGCTAGACCATGGTTAAAATGCTAATATTGCACTGATACGTAGTCAATTATATtgctatttcagcttatttgcaTTGTGATGTTAGGAATTGGTTTGCAGCTTTAATGTGATGGTTAGTTGAAGACAGGATTATCACCCTATTTAGGgtaaatcaattttatttgaaagaaaatcatttggtaaaattctagttgattgaattcttgctatctcggaaaggggttatgttaggaaaatgaaactttcagggatgcatctacaggctaaagtatatccttgGAAGGTACTtcgaagtacctacctctactctttctccctctagagggccctgatcttcaaaatatgtgttataaaagtgaaatcttgcaaaatgcgtcttctgttgaatgaagtacaacaaaattgttttcagcttcacaactttgctcaatccaaatttataaggtttcaaagatatgctaatacatttcctaaattttgaagaaaaaaaaacattgacatggctcagaattctactcataacggaaattgcattttcagaactaaaggcagagaaaaaccaactggtaactaaaacttaagataaaatgttgctttgtcaaaatttcaatttggaCAAACCTGTTAAACTTGTCAAACCTGTCAGataggcgaatttcagggctctctagagggagaaggagtggaggtgggtactctagaattccttcccaggatatGCTTTAGCTTgtagacccacccctgaaaatttcattttcctaaccttacccctttctgagataacaagaagtcactcaactagaatattaacaatcactttattaaacaactatCAAAAAACTGCTGATCAGCTATTACTCTGCTTAGAGATAATCCTTTAGCAGGGCAtgagaaattttgtgttttctttttgtttaaaacagcttaatttttttgcttcaagaataacagaaaaagaagtcaatgatcattgtatttagcagttatcatacaattaaagctctatgatcactgagcaaggtgaagatctacatccttaataataatcatctaaaagctgctgatcacaaataattttttttttaaactgagatattcttagccacttacacaggaagttttttttgtcacacatttttggaatttgaaatctctctagaaacagatctttcttccttatggtttggatatggatcgccactcttatttagagttttgaatatgtaatcttttccaaatcagttcaaaaaggagtaaacttaatcttatcctattatcttgggatcatgacctttttgtgacgtcatgaaagaaatagaaacattcgattaaattaatgttacacactatgaatttgtgtctgggcggccaatgaggcaagtttacatttataaaagtattagggacaatcaattccgacagcaaattgaaaatagacttttcgtatggcgtcgtaatcgtaatcggctttattggctaagctttttattaactcaataagtaagccattcaaccagcttcaatctagtatttttgtcgtatttttttgtgcctttttaggccagatggattattctgaaggaaagacatctctggaaatttgtaatcttgtccgaggttggatacccctcttgtactcctaaaaatgggagttgctgcttatgcacACAGCTCTGGTTAACTGcatgctgtttaatttttactattaagtacgtaccagttggctacatcaaatactcaatcaagaagtattcagcgtgcattttgatttgaaatttccgccTATGACTGTTTATTAcgcgtggtttaaattttaaatacggtGATGGCATCTGTCTTGTATTCtgcactgtttgtgtactactgccaccgttaggcagctctattcccttccattaatttgtagcttttctggaggtagaaaattgaaattttacttttcatttattaccatttaaaaatcaagactaggatgacaaaaatatgtaattttttgaaaaatgtgtcatttttttgaaaaatgtgtcatttttgtcgattgtgtcattttctattgaaaaatgtgtcattttcttcgattgtgtcatcatttagtctgaatgtgtcattgtgtcatgcaacatcaaattgtgtcattttgacacaaaatgtgtcaatttggcagccatgtcgccactatctttctttagtttcttctgaaaaacctcGGATTAATGCTGCAATTTCGTAGAATTTTTTCGTGGGGTTATTGACGTCATAACCCTGCGATaattacagatgaaattctagtccggactgagaattcttcgaaaaattccagacggatgcgaaattaattctgcatactTGAGATTTCGGACACGCTCGAAATCTGGGATTCTAGCAACACACGCATGTGAACGTTGCTTAAGAAGTGCATGAATTTTCCgttttctttaaaactttttcattttaatcaattaacaacagcaacattaaatttagaagaaaatatggTGGGATGGTGGGAAAGTGGGCAGAACGTATCTTTTATAATCATGTAAGTTGAACGTTTGTATCCTCTAGTATTATAGAGTTTAGTATTTCTTGTAAGGGAATAATAGGGAAATCATTAGTTGGCTAATTTAGGTTCTAAATAGACAACTGTGGTGTCAGTATAGCCAACTGTTCATCAGAAAATGATatcaaaacttataaaaacTTTGTTGCATGTCAGTATATAAGTACTCCTGCTCAAAATGAACGTTATACTAAATAGGCTAATAAGTTGTCTGAATGTTAGTATTTTTCTCTGAATAGACCCAACTTTAAACTAGAAGCAAGAGCAGGAAGCTTACCatcacaatttttgttttatgccattcttttttcttaggTAAAATTCAAGTATAGCCTAGCTTCTTTTCGTTATTTTGGAAAGAGGTTACACtaggaaattaaaaatatcagtcATCAATCCAGGGCCAGGAACATACTCCAGGAAGGTAATGTTAAGCTTCCATGTAAATCGTTTTTATTAAGGCTCTCTTCTTAACAATTAATTTCTTTAGTATTGTGATTTCTAGCCTGGTCTCAGGAAGTTTTAAGATATATGCTACataaactgaaaagaaataattttcactattttaagtttcaatttcagtTGTTACTGTCAtaacaaaaactgtttttttggGAATTAAGTCTTTTTTCAATTGTaggttaaaaacaaatatacagaaTCAATCTTTCAAGGATATCTTTTTCCAACTTggacaaagaaaatatatagaagtcaaaatgagtttttgttaaaatttgttccTAAAAATTTTGTGTCTTTCCTTGCAGGCATTGGAAATGGGCATACCTactcaataaaataaattacctcAAGTTCCAGTTTAATTATCATACTTGACTAGGCCAGTGGAAAAcgagctaaaaaaaattcagcccaaacaaatataatttaatgAATAACACTAAGGTACTAGTGTAAACAAAATGATAGTGATAAAATAGCACAAAAGGGAAACGAAAGTAGCAGCTAGcctaaaattcataaataagtatcaaaatttaaacattataaaatacaaattaatatTAGAAGATAGCCAAGAGGCCCACATTCAACTGGAGCaacaaatcataaaaataatttccctTGTTTGATAGATGCTAAATTAAGGATCATTTAGAAGTCAAATAAAGATAACATTCCTTTTTATTAATTGGATAGAAGTAAATTTATCAATGAAATTGTTGAGAGCATCCCAGCACCAGGCTACAGAAACAAACAGAGGGAATTGAGATCTTTCAGGACTATACTTGTCAAtgtaaataatctttttttgactagtgttatctatatatatatatatatatatatatatatatatataataatctgtatacatgttttttttgtacgttttttttgtaaaaagagggtttgcatatgatgtcattataagtatataaggctttgtacaTGACATCTTTATAATATGACATTACctggacaccaggacacaaatgacaaccgggaaactgggaaacagggaatataaatgacaaacaggacaatcaaagagaaattacagaccaggacacaaatgacaactgggacaccaggaatataaatgatgactggaacgccaggacacaaatgacaatcgggacacagggattataaatgatgaccaggacaaatggaaacaactacaacagggatgcaagggggcacaggggggatatataaatgactactgggacacagggaatattcaattagcaatcaccatcaacaaagctcaagggcaatcattagaaaaatttggtatagatctgaatatggattgtttttcccatggacaattatatgttgcatgttcaagagtaggtaaacctgacaatctattacacaactacaatggcgtgtaacgacttatgtgtgcaggggggcttgggggggcgcaaggcgcccccaccaactaggtgtcggggtggcgcaaagcatctcaccaacagctagtaattatataaattttgtggttgggagaacaaactttgGTTCAGGTAATAAGTTGATAGTTTCTTAATGTTATAACCTCTTAACTTTATACAGCCACGCATAGCAACAACTTATTGATATGGGACAACTTGAAAGGACTGTCTAGATATGACCTGAAATTACTTTTTGACATAAAAGATGCCCAGCGTTAAGAGAATATTATGGCAGAAGTTTTCAATTACTGTTGTGCAAATTTGTTCATTAACTTTAACAAATTACATGTATATTAAAAAAGCTCTATGCAATTATACAAATTAGccttttaaagaagaaaatgtaatacttaAATTTCCATAATTTGTGGATTTCTTATTGAACAGAATTCTCAACAGTTAAATTAAAGACACGTTCTAAAAAAGCCAATTTTCAAGTTAAGAGCACATGTGAATCATctaaatattttccaattaATGCTGATTGGTGCATAAGTTTCTTTGGTATACATCCAACATTAACACAAGTACCACCAAGACCCCAAGGGGTTCCAATAGGGGTTGGCTTCACAATGTCACACACTGCTACTTTTTTTCTGAGCAATGCTTCTTCCTTAGAAGCTGCTAACACTCCAGATCCACCACCAATAACTAATAAATCATAGTCATATTTTGCATCTAGTTTGGCATCCTCTTGTTGATCTTGTGAGGCATGAAGATTTAAAAGAGCTTCAAGCCTCCCAGTTCTTTGGGCTTAAAGAGTGGCGTCATAGCCACCGACATGATTTCCAGCAACAAACACACTAGGAATGATTGCAAGTCCAGTACGTGAAAGTAATTCTTTCTTAATATTGTCACCATCAGCTCTTTTGTCAAGTTCAACAGCAGTGAATTCCTGATTTATGCTCTTAAACAAGTCTTTGATCCTGTTGCAGTAAGGACAATAACTTTTGCTGAAGATCACCACTTTGCTttcctgtaaatatttttcGATGAGATCCGCGATGCCATTATCTGATCCATTTTCAATAACAATTGCTCCTAtatcttttgtcatttttcatacttttttgtaataaaaatattgatgcaTCAAACAGCTAGAAGctggcaaaaagaaaactaatttaaaaatttcctgGTATTCTTCTGGtctgaattaaaataattacagCTGAGGTGTTTACTACTGTTCGAATCACAAAAGCATCTGGTCAAAACGTCCTCAAAAGGTTGCTGAGGTTAAAGTTGCTGCTTTTCGCTTGTTTTAACAATGTGTTTATACTCTGatcccttttatttttcatactaCATGCAAGACTATAGTGATAAATTACTCTTTGGTGTTAAGACTGAAATCTCAGTATGAGCTTAGGCTTTTATTGAAGGACGGAGATAAATATGAGCGAATAGCAGCATTTAATGGTCTTTCACTTGCTTTAAGTCTGTTTACAGATTGAAACCATTTATGGTGGGCATATCCTGATGTGACAGCTAATGAAAGTCCCCTCAgtgcttttttttccattaataatattttcacttctaaTCAGGCATTAAAACCAGAGcaataaagtttgaatttgaaaaaaaaaatacttaatataGAAGCCATTTTACTTCTTCAATAGAAAAGTCATTTTATTTATAGTAGTGTTGATCAAGTAATAGACACTTCTTATACAGAAGAAAGGATGACACATGTGAGTTTGGGTGAAATTCTCTTCTcattaatgaaaaacaaacaagtagtattttattttttaatgatgttTTTGTTTCAGATCTTTTTCTGCTTCTATTTTCTTTCATTCTAAAAATACACTAATaaaataacagatttttttttaattacaatacTGTCAAGTAAAATATAATCATAATCACCAATTTGATTCAACTACTTGTTTACttcgaaataaaattaaattgcttGACTTTGAGCATATAggcaaaatattattatttgcttaaaaatataagctttattttgaaaaaatagcctataaataaaaaaataataataaatacataaaaaatagcCTTTGTCCAGGTCGGGAGTGGATGTAGAGCAAAATCTGGGTGGATGAATGGGCTTAATAAGACAAGAACACCAATAAGCAAATATTGTGGAGGGGGGGTAATGCGACATGGTCATAAATAATTAaccaattttattcaaaaaagagtgaaaaccaggaaaaaacaatgaattagGGTGTCAGAGATCATCTTGGGGGAGGGAAGGAGGTCTCCCCCAGATTCTAAGTTATCTTAGCTTAGGTTATTATCTAAGTTGGGTTAGCATGactcattataatttttttttttttttttgctttttgtgatGCCAATAGAAATGGAAGACttgaacttattttttaaagataaagaCATCAAAGAGATGCAACACATCTCTAATAATAACACTTTCAACTTGAAAATTCGCACTGTCCAGTAAGAAATCCCCGAATTAGGGAAATTTAAGCATTACGTCTtcacctttaaaaaaaagtagcagTGTGTGACTATGTGAAGCCAACCCCTATTGGAACCACTTGGGGTCTTGGTGGTAGTTGTGTTAATGTTGGCTGTATACCGAAGAAACTTATGCACCAATCAGCATtaattggaaaatatttagATGATGCTTTTGGCTGGAATACACCAGATAAAGTGACGCATGATTAAAATAAGATGGTCGAAAAAATTCCAGAGCATATCAAATCGCTGAATTGGCGTTACCGAGTTCGGCTCAAGGATGGGAAAGGGGATTATATCAATGCATATGCTTCATTTCTGGACCCACATACTCTCAAAACTGTTGACAAGAGGAATAAAGAGAGGATGATAACCGCTCGACATATTGTTATCACCACAGGTAGTTGTCCTAGGTATCCTTCTATTCCTGGAGCAAAAGAATACTGCATTACCTCTGATGATATCTTTTCTTTGCCTCACTCCCCTGGTAAGACTTTGTGCGTGGGAGCATCTTACATTGCTCTTGAATGTGCTGGGTTCCTCAAAGGTTTAGGATTGGAGGTTGAAGTAATggttcattatattttattgcgAGGATTTGATCAACATATGGCTGAGCTGATTGGAAAGAACACGAAAGAGGAAGGTGTTAAATTTTCCAGAGGTTTTGTTCCTATCAAAATAGAAAAGGTCGAAGACGGAAGTGCAAGTGAAGAAAAACCACCAACCCTGAAGGTCATGTCCAAGCATCAAGAATCAGGTGAAATCCGAGAGGATATATATAACACAGTCTTGTTTGCTATTGGCCAAGATGCTTGCACCAACGAAATTGCAGTCGATAAAGCTGGAATTGTTCTGAATCCACTAAATGGAAAGGTCATTGTTGATGAAGCTGAGCGAACAAACGTGGAGAACATTTTCGGCATCGGAGACGTCCTAGATGGAAAACTAGAACTTACACCAGTTGCAATTCAAGCGGGGATTCAACTCTCCAGGAGATTGTATGGAGGTCAAGATAGCCAAATGGATTACAACAACGTTCCTAAGACAGTGTATACACCAATTGAATATGGCTCGGTCGGATTCTCCAAAGAAGCTGCCATTGAAAGATTTGGTGCTGATGGTATTGAAATTTACCACAAACATTTTACACTTTTGGAATACACATTGCCGAAGAAAGGAGACAATGTTGGCTATGCCAAGCTCATTTGCATCAAGTCCTTAAATGAAAGGGTCGTGGGTCTGCATTATTTCGGACCAAATGCAGGTGAGATCACTCAAGGGTTTGCCCTTGGCTTAAAGCTGAACGCAAGGAAGGCCGACTTTGACAATCTTGTTGGAATTCACCCTAgaagcctcaaaagtatgttttaggctcaggttatgttcatagcaaTTTAGAACTAGTGATtcatctattatatcccactaaaagggaaattttaggattaacagtgcaatatgggtacTGTGAGGGGtggttcttctattgcaaaaacgtagattttattgaagaattttagtttccaaaatggatccattaaaagctgtactagcctgaaaaggggggataaacgccctaataccaaggataattctattttgctgtggaaagcaaactcgctttacaaaaaaaaaatacagtacaattgctaattacttcaaagagggtaaatagtttgacagaaaatgggtttaataattgggcagtgacttgaccggataattgcatgctgtaaaaccCCCTTAAAAAGGCTTCACatatgtatctagattcttaacgaatatcctacttttgccagaaatcccaagaaaccatggggaaattaaacatttcacaaaatttcgggggggggggtgaaggcCCCCCCCTGCCTACGTGCCAGAACATCAGActcacttgattggaaattgaaagttctagttaactttttaagtgtcaaaataTCTCGGAGGgtaaatagcccccccccccacaaccttttttcaccaaatgcatcagataaaaatttgagatgcccactttgttaaaaattgttaaataatcagataacaaaaactctagtGTTGACAAAACTCCCCAGGGCACAGGGACAGGCGTTGTTTACTTATATCTAGTGGCTTGTGCAGCAGTTCTCGGTTTGCTGTGCTAGTGCTTGAAGTTCTACGAATTGTTTATTGAGGCGTTGATACCTTGTTTACTTTGatgctttctttactttgttATTGTTcctttgatactttgatgaacCTTTGATGTTGACAACAAAACTTAATGatgaaataaggaattttttaaaaacttgaaactttttgaaattaaaaataaacaaaaattaatttattaattttaaacttaattttctgaaaaagaagttttttcaaagaaaagtaaagaccataTCAAACTCCAGATCAACAGATACgaatacctgttaaaattccaactcaaaatgaccagaaatcacttttgaagaataaatgaaacccaaaacgagcagaaataaataaacagtcatagcaaaaaaaaacagacaacaagtactaatataaataaataaatcttaaagcggATAATgcttaaactgaatatgcaagtcaagcttaaaacaaaaaaaaaatcttgtttgtagtgattttggtttgtttcaggcttgatttgcatattcagtttaagtttcactcgttttaagatttatttattcatttatattatattttttgtttgttttcattgattgtttatttaatttctattcctttTGAATTTCGTTTATagttcaatagcaaaatattctttttcgttttaagcttcatttgtatattcaatttaaatattACTCGCTTTAAGGTTTTTTAGTAGATTTATATTAGTagttgtgtgtgtttttttttcttttgctatgattgtttatttaatttctgttcgttttgggtttcgtttattCGTTAATAgcaatttctttgttttgagtttgaattttaacggATATTTGTATCTTCctatcttaagtttaatatgtccttaactttttttttgaaaaattctttttcggaaagtttttttttaattaatacctACAAAAGTGGAGCAGTCTATAACCGTTTCTAATTCCCTTTCCCACGCCAAATTTACCGAGGCTAAGATACCATCTTTCCCTTTTTCTTACCAATCTTGGCATTAAGCTTAcctaataaaaataccatatttcccCTAAAATCCTGTCTATTTGTTTTGTAGTAACAGCCAAAAGGTGAAATaatgaaacttttgaaaattatgGGGATAGCTGTCTAAAATTAGAAACTTCAGGGCGTTAGTaatataaaaacacatttaaatgttaaaaaaacatcaaaccACCGAGTGAAATATCTCATGGTTACTTATGAGAAGGGGAAATCCGTAGTTGTATCTGTGACAAGGGTGTTTCAGTTGGCCTGTTCAAATTCCAGTAATAGTTTGTTTTTCCTGTATTAGCctagatttttgtttcccccttttttgtatCGAACTCTCAATGTCGAGTTGTCACAGAAAGAAGATATAGGATATCCTTAAAagtccaatttttttcaacaccatttaattttgaaaagtggATGCTCCTTTCACCAAATGGTATCCAAAATGTGAATCCGTAAAATGGAAATTCCTCTTAAAATGCCAAGCGTAATGAGATAATCTCTTCGGAGTTCAATCATTAAATGGGAATATTAAAATCCCTACTATCAATGTCACGCTTTACCCCTCCCTGAATCCAGTTTTTCATTATCATTCCTCACACTAAATCATCCTGGTGATAGAAGCGATGGGTCAGACAGTAAACCTCAGGATTAGATCTTCATTTGATGTCAACagtattatataataatattagtaaatgtataattatatataagaaTAGGGATAATTCTGTTGCTAAGGTGGTTAAGTCCTTAAAACAGATGTTGGAGAAGAGTGGCAAAGAAGTGGCCAATTACCAGGTGAAAATCATTTTCGGGGTCTTTTTCGTATTTAGTTCAGCGTGAAGACtgtattttagtatatttcagCATAGTGTTCCGTCATATCGGAGTTCTTTATTTGCCATTACATGATAAGTACTACTAAATTGAactatgaattttgttttaaggctTTTCTGGGTAACATGCATGCATGTAGAGGTGggattccctttttaagattcttttGCAGAAACTTTCCCAGAAAA includes:
- the LOC136040298 gene encoding LOW QUALITY PROTEIN: thioredoxin reductase 1, cytoplasmic-like (The sequence of the model RefSeq protein was modified relative to this genomic sequence to represent the inferred CDS: substituted 1 base at 1 genomic stop codon), producing the protein KVAVCDYVKPTPIGTTWGLGGSCVNVGCIPKKLMHQSALIGKYLDDAFGWNTPDKVTHDXNKMVEKIPEHIKSLNWRYRVRLKDGKGDYINAYASFLDPHTLKTVDKRNKERMITARHIVITTGSCPRYPSIPGAKEYCITSDDIFSLPHSPGKTLCVGASYIALECAGFLKGLGLEVEVMVHYILLRGFDQHMAELIGKNTKEEGVKFSRGFVPIKIEKVEDGSASEEKPPTLKVMSKHQESGEIREDIYNTVLFAIGQDACTNEIAVDKAGIVLNPLNGKVIVDEAERTNVENIFGIGDVLDGKLELTPVAIQAGIQLSRRLYGGQDSQMDYNNVPKTVYTPIEYGSVGFSKEAAIERFGADGIEIYHKHFTLLEYTLPKKGDNVGYAKLICIKSLNERVVGLHYFGPNAGEITQGFALGLKLNARKADFDNLVGIHPRSLKSMF